The following are encoded in a window of Trichormus variabilis 0441 genomic DNA:
- a CDS encoding AAA family ATPase: MWKSSKRMVMTVGDSRVGKSTVIKLLLEMYQIQGKRLKVYDHDNRDRFLAYKDLVCIEKIDFFNTRTDRIFNDLIVDSLDIILVDMPGQYLDKICQYIIQSELLGALAEYGWSLTFVQPISHRTDCIDYLSQIVQTATNNANYVVVKNYHFAPEFREYEQTMAKNLLMIGGTEIELTALHRNHYQAMEKAGIPYSQVCQDISMILFLRSYIYQWIKKFHDSVMDNDLAVKYLGLD, encoded by the coding sequence ATGTGGAAATCTTCTAAAAGAATGGTAATGACTGTAGGCGATTCGCGTGTAGGTAAGTCTACAGTTATTAAACTGTTGCTAGAAATGTATCAAATTCAAGGTAAAAGACTAAAAGTTTATGACCATGATAACCGTGACAGGTTTTTGGCTTATAAAGATTTAGTGTGTATTGAAAAAATAGATTTTTTCAATACCCGAACTGACAGGATATTTAATGATTTGATAGTGGATAGTTTAGACATCATCTTGGTGGATATGCCAGGACAGTACTTAGACAAAATTTGTCAGTATATTATTCAGTCTGAACTATTAGGAGCTTTAGCTGAATATGGGTGGAGTTTAACATTTGTCCAACCCATATCACATAGAACGGACTGCATAGATTACTTAAGTCAAATCGTTCAAACTGCTACTAACAATGCTAACTATGTGGTAGTAAAGAATTATCATTTTGCGCCAGAGTTTAGAGAATATGAGCAAACAATGGCGAAAAATTTGTTAATGATAGGAGGTACAGAAATAGAATTGACGGCTCTACATCGAAATCACTATCAAGCAATGGAGAAAGCAGGAATACCATATTCACAAGTATGTCAGGATATCTCAATGATTTTGTTTTTGAGAAGCTACATTTATCAATGGATCAAAAAGTTTCA
- a CDS encoding DUF192 domain-containing protein, giving the protein MKTLKFPQQENLYITAFNLLNILGPLAGVSIIIGTAAMIYAETRPQNLPLTHILTHNNQTFKLEVASTPEQLEKGLKFRSFLPRDRGMLFNLGSEIYNVPFWMYKVNFPLDIFYLKDNVVSTAVYNAKPCHKTPCPIYKGRVANQVLELAPGAADIKVGDKLKIQPLSVSAKNDIGFDSKQQLVIK; this is encoded by the coding sequence ATGAAAACTTTAAAATTCCCTCAACAAGAGAATTTGTATATTACTGCTTTCAATTTACTGAACATACTAGGCCCTCTAGCTGGAGTATCAATTATCATTGGCACTGCGGCGATGATTTATGCCGAAACTCGTCCTCAGAATTTACCCCTCACTCACATCCTCACCCACAACAACCAGACATTTAAGCTAGAAGTCGCTTCTACACCGGAACAATTAGAGAAGGGGCTAAAATTTCGTTCCTTTTTACCACGCGATCGCGGAATGTTGTTCAACCTGGGGAGCGAAATCTATAATGTGCCTTTCTGGATGTACAAGGTAAATTTTCCCCTAGACATTTTCTACCTGAAGGACAATGTAGTGTCAACTGCTGTTTACAATGCCAAACCTTGTCATAAAACCCCTTGCCCCATTTATAAAGGTCGGGTGGCCAATCAGGTGCTTGAGCTTGCCCCTGGCGCTGCCGATATCAAGGTAGGAGATAAGCTCAAGATCCAACCGTTATCAGTTTCAGCTAAGAATGATATCGGTTTCGATAGCAAACAGCAGTTGGTAATTAAGTAA